The genomic DNA ATCAGCAGCAGTTGCTGACTGACTATCGGACAAATCTCGGCGTGGCTGTTCCAGCAGCTTGAATGCGTAAGGTTTTGCACAAAAAGAACGGCACTTGCAACATTGACGGATTCTCAATCAATTGATTCAAAAGGAAAATTTTTAGATAACCGTAAGATTTTGCACGAAAAGGACGACTACCCCTCCTTACGCTTCTGTATGGCCAGTCCCGAACGCATATCGCGTCGGGATCATCGTTTCATCGGATACCGGCAATCAGACCGCCACCACCGGGTGGCGCAACGTGCCGATGCCTTCCACCGTGGCCACCACGGTGTCGCCCGGCCACAGCCACTCCTGCGGGGTGCGGCCTGCGCCGACACCGTCCGGCGTCCCCGTGGCGATGATGTCGCCCGGCTCCAAGGCCATGCCCTTGCTGATGTCCGCGATCAGCGCGGGCACCTTGAACAGCATGTGGCGGGTATTGGAACTCTGCTTGGTCACGCCGTTGACGGTCAGCGACAGGTCTAGCGTGTGCGGGTTGGGAATTTCGTCAGCGGTGACGATGACCGGACCGAACGGCGCGTAGGTGTCCTGGCCCTTCGAGTAAATCCATTGGCCATCGCGGCGGCAGTCGCGTGCCGAGATATCGATCATCACGCTGTAGCCAAACACATAGTTCAGCGCATCAGCCTCCTTCACGCCCTTGCCGCGGGTGCCAATGACGACGGCGAGTTCGACTTCCCAGTCCATCTGCTGGGTGATTTCCTTGTTGTGCTCAATGGCATCGCCCGGGCCAATCACGGTGGTCGGCGGCTTGGAGAAAATCACCGGCTCCTTGGGCAGTTCCTTGGAGGTGTCCAGGCTGCGGCTGGATTCGGCCACGTGCTCGACGTAGTTCAGGCCAATGCCCCAGATGTTCTTGCGGGGGCGCGAGATCGGGGCCAACAGCTTGACGTTCGAGGCCGGGAAGGCCACGCCGAAGGGCAGCTTGCCGCGATACTCGTTCAGCAGCGCGCTGGTCGAGCGGACTGACTCGGGTCCCAAGTCGATGAACTCGAGCATGGTGGACGGAATGTCCACGCCGACGGCGGCACCGAAGCGGGCAAGGTCAACGATGCTGCCGTCGACAATGGCGCCCAGGCGGGCGGCGGCGGTGACTTCCGAGCGATATGTAACGAGACGCATGGTATTGCTACTCCAGTGAATGCCGCGTTGTCGGCGGCTGCGCAAATCAACAAAGTTCAGGTTGTGCAAGTCGTGTACATGGGCAACGCACAACGATGGTTCTTATGTCAGGCGGCTAGCACCTGGTGGCCGCCGTTCTCCGACAACGCCTCTTCGCGGTACAGCCCCAACGAATGCATGACGGGCAGGTCGTTGAAGCAGAACAGCACCGCGTCATCACCGAACGACGCGTTGGCGTGCTCATGGAAGGCCCAGGAGGGCACGCAAAAGATGTCGCGCTCGGTCCAGTCAAAGCGCTGGCCATTGATGACTGAATAGCCAGTGCCCTTGGCGACCTGGTAGATGAAGCTGC from Cupriavidus taiwanensis includes the following:
- a CDS encoding fumarylacetoacetate hydrolase family protein; the protein is MRLVTYRSEVTAAARLGAIVDGSIVDLARFGAAVGVDIPSTMLEFIDLGPESVRSTSALLNEYRGKLPFGVAFPASNVKLLAPISRPRKNIWGIGLNYVEHVAESSRSLDTSKELPKEPVIFSKPPTTVIGPGDAIEHNKEITQQMDWEVELAVVIGTRGKGVKEADALNYVFGYSVMIDISARDCRRDGQWIYSKGQDTYAPFGPVIVTADEIPNPHTLDLSLTVNGVTKQSSNTRHMLFKVPALIADISKGMALEPGDIIATGTPDGVGAGRTPQEWLWPGDTVVATVEGIGTLRHPVVAV